Proteins encoded within one genomic window of Spirochaetaceae bacterium:
- a CDS encoding ABC transporter substrate-binding protein, protein MKKLICLALLVFSFTMIACPSGGNNGVEFAIANGGEPQSLDPSQASGVPERRIFTALFEGLTRIDPQTGGPRPGLAESWEYSTDRTVMTFTLRPNLTFSDGTPIDANAVVDSLRYYILPTTASTWASTYMNNIAGAAAVIAGQAAPETAGFRVVGPRTVEITLTGPVPFMEERLAHTAFQILPMHIIR, encoded by the coding sequence ATGAAGAAACTTATATGCCTCGCTTTACTTGTTTTTTCTTTTACAATGATTGCCTGCCCCAGCGGCGGGAACAACGGGGTAGAGTTTGCCATTGCCAACGGCGGTGAGCCGCAATCGCTAGATCCATCACAGGCCAGCGGTGTGCCTGAAAGACGTATTTTTACAGCTTTGTTTGAAGGGCTTACCCGTATAGACCCACAAACAGGCGGCCCAAGACCGGGACTTGCCGAAAGCTGGGAATACAGTACCGACCGCACAGTAATGACCTTTACTTTAAGGCCAAATTTAACCTTTAGCGATGGTACACCTATCGATGCTAATGCCGTAGTAGATTCTTTAAGGTATTATATTTTACCAACTACCGCCAGTACTTGGGCCAGCACCTACATGAATAACATTGCCGGCGCCGCCGCTGTTATTGCCGGCCAAGCCGCACCGGAAACCGCCGGTTTTAGAGTAGTTGGTCCGCGCACGGTAGAAATTACCTTAACCGGCCCCGTTCCTTTTATGGAAGAAAGGCTGGCTCACACCGCTTTCCAAATTTTACCTATGCACATTATCCGCC
- a CDS encoding class II fructose-1,6-bisphosphate aldolase yields the protein MTSYKDLGLVNSRELFKKAMAGKYAIPAFNFNNMEQMQAIIAACVATKSPVILQVSAGARKYANATLLRNMAKGAVEYAAELGLAIPIVLHLDHGDSYELCVSCIESGFSSVMIDGSHHSYEKNVELTAKVVEYAHKYDVTVEGELGVLAGIEDDVVAEHHTYTEPSEVEDFVKKTGVDSLAISIGTSHGAFKFKPEQCTRNAAGILVPPPLRFDILAEIEKRIPGFPIVLHGASSVPQEYIEMIKKYGGEAPNAIGIPEDELRKAAASAVCKINIDSDGRLAMTALIRKVFAEEPTEFDPRKYLGPARDELKKLYMHKTEAVLGSAGRV from the coding sequence ATGACCAGTTACAAAGATTTAGGGCTAGTTAATAGCCGCGAGCTCTTTAAAAAAGCGATGGCCGGTAAATATGCCATACCTGCCTTTAACTTTAACAACATGGAGCAAATGCAGGCCATTATTGCCGCCTGTGTAGCCACCAAAAGCCCGGTTATTTTGCAGGTGTCGGCAGGGGCACGCAAATATGCCAACGCCACCTTGCTGCGCAATATGGCTAAAGGTGCGGTAGAATATGCGGCCGAGCTGGGGCTAGCTATCCCCATCGTACTACACCTTGACCATGGCGATAGCTACGAACTATGTGTTTCGTGCATAGAATCGGGCTTTAGCAGTGTAATGATTGATGGCTCGCATCACTCTTACGAAAAAAATGTCGAGCTTACCGCTAAAGTGGTAGAATATGCCCACAAATATGATGTTACCGTTGAAGGCGAGCTGGGTGTGTTAGCCGGCATCGAGGACGATGTCGTGGCCGAGCACCACACCTACACCGAGCCCAGTGAGGTGGAAGATTTTGTTAAAAAAACCGGCGTAGATAGCTTAGCTATTAGCATTGGCACCAGCCATGGGGCTTTTAAATTTAAGCCGGAGCAATGTACCCGTAACGCCGCCGGCATTTTAGTCCCGCCGCCGCTGCGTTTTGATATTTTAGCCGAAATTGAAAAACGTATTCCCGGCTTTCCTATCGTGCTGCACGGCGCTTCATCGGTACCGCAAGAATATATAGAGATGATTAAAAAATACGGCGGTGAGGCGCCTAATGCTATTGGTATCCCCGAAGACGAGCTGCGCAAAGCCGCTGCCAGCGCCGTTTGCAAAATTAACATTGACAGCGATGGCCGCTTAGCGATGACGGCGCTTATCCGCAAAGTATTTGCCGAAGAACCTACCGAGTTTGACCCGCGCAAGTATTTAGGACCAGCCCGTGATGAGCTTAAAAAGCTGTATATGCATAAGACGGAAGCTGTGCTGGGTAGTGCGGGAAGGGTGTAA
- a CDS encoding calcium-translocating P-type ATPase, PMCA-type, whose amino-acid sequence MQGLTPEQVKANQAKYGLNVLTPPKRKTMFRLYIEKFNDPTIKILLLAAIVASITGLFKGEIAEGVAIFIAILLSTGLAFINEYKAGKEFDLLNKVSDDQLYKVIRGGSYQLIERKYITIDDLVALETGDEVPADALIIEAGSFEVDESPLTGESLPVHKIMYDGNSHQANADDPYPVYKAFKGTFVRNGHAIVKIMAIGDNAEMGKTARLAGEDNELTSPLKQQLEGLAKVIARVGFTIALFLLVVLSGRAFMQGLVGFDLPLLVNIENMLIIFMIAVTIIVVSVPEGLPMSVTLSLAYSMRKMMKDNTLVRKMEACETIGATTVICSDKTGTLTMNQMRLAELYYNHNDGQQNELISLALAANSSANLSAEGKVVGNPTEGALLLYLKEQGQNYQILRDNFKVINQLPFHTQHKYMATFGRYNAKKMVLVKGAPEAILERCANFNGKTKTEWQNIMHSEQAKARRTLGFAYSYLEDNDEPDLLTINNLTWLGLAGIADPVRPEVPQAVADCLTAGIGIKMLTGDSIETAREIGREAGLLKEDSLILTGAEFEALSAEEAEEKVSSLVIMARARPQDKLRLVKLLQKKGEVVAVTGDGSNDGPALNHADVGLAMGQTGTAIAKEASDIILLNDSFKSIINGVMWGRGLYLNIQRFIMFQLTSNIAAITIALAGPFIGVDLPFTVMQFLWINLIMDTLGALALASEEATPQLLKEPPRNSKAFIITKAMAIKMFSTAGLFVAIMLGYLIANGRLSAYQSTIFFHFFVMLQLWNLFNMRLFKQKFRLKQFFANNLFWLVVAAILAGQILIGQFGGNFFRTVPINVSTWLSIIALSAGVFIIMRLATVIAAIKK is encoded by the coding sequence ATGCAAGGATTAACCCCAGAGCAAGTTAAGGCTAATCAGGCTAAATACGGCCTTAATGTGCTTACGCCGCCTAAACGCAAAACTATGTTTAGGTTATACATAGAAAAATTTAACGACCCTACCATCAAAATATTACTGTTAGCGGCCATTGTGGCCAGCATTACCGGCCTTTTTAAAGGCGAAATTGCCGAAGGTGTGGCTATTTTTATTGCCATTTTACTTTCTACCGGGCTGGCCTTTATTAACGAATACAAAGCCGGCAAAGAGTTTGACCTATTAAATAAAGTAAGCGACGACCAGCTTTATAAAGTAATACGCGGCGGCAGTTATCAGTTGATAGAACGTAAATATATTACTATCGACGATTTAGTAGCCCTAGAAACCGGCGATGAAGTACCGGCCGATGCTTTAATTATAGAAGCCGGCAGCTTTGAGGTAGACGAATCGCCTTTAACCGGCGAAAGTTTACCTGTGCATAAAATTATGTACGATGGGAATAGTCATCAAGCTAACGCCGATGACCCTTACCCCGTTTATAAAGCTTTTAAAGGTACTTTTGTGCGTAACGGCCATGCTATTGTTAAAATAATGGCCATTGGGGATAACGCCGAAATGGGTAAAACCGCCCGGCTTGCCGGCGAAGATAACGAGCTGACCAGCCCGCTTAAACAGCAGCTGGAGGGATTGGCTAAGGTTATAGCTCGGGTAGGTTTTACCATCGCTCTCTTTTTATTGGTGGTACTTAGCGGCCGGGCCTTTATGCAAGGGTTGGTGGGTTTCGATTTACCGCTGCTGGTTAATATCGAAAATATGCTCATCATTTTTATGATAGCCGTTACCATTATTGTAGTAAGCGTGCCCGAAGGTTTACCAATGAGCGTTACCTTAAGCCTTGCGTACAGTATGCGTAAAATGATGAAAGATAACACCTTAGTACGCAAGATGGAAGCCTGTGAAACCATTGGGGCCACCACCGTAATTTGCAGCGATAAAACCGGTACTTTAACCATGAACCAAATGCGCCTAGCCGAGCTTTACTATAACCATAATGACGGCCAGCAAAACGAGCTTATCTCTTTAGCGTTGGCTGCTAATAGCAGCGCGAACTTAAGTGCAGAGGGGAAGGTTGTAGGTAATCCCACCGAAGGAGCGTTGTTGCTTTATTTAAAAGAACAAGGGCAAAACTACCAAATTTTACGCGATAATTTTAAGGTAATTAACCAACTGCCTTTTCATACCCAGCACAAATATATGGCTACCTTTGGCCGTTATAACGCTAAAAAAATGGTTTTGGTTAAGGGGGCGCCGGAGGCTATCCTCGAAAGATGCGCTAACTTTAACGGTAAAACTAAAACCGAGTGGCAAAATATAATGCACAGCGAGCAAGCTAAAGCCCGGCGTACGCTTGGGTTTGCTTACAGTTACCTTGAGGATAATGATGAACCGGATTTATTAACTATCAATAATTTAACTTGGCTTGGGTTGGCCGGTATAGCCGACCCGGTACGCCCCGAAGTGCCGCAGGCGGTGGCCGATTGCCTTACCGCCGGTATCGGTATTAAAATGCTTACCGGTGATAGCATAGAAACGGCGCGTGAAATTGGCCGTGAGGCCGGCTTGTTAAAAGAGGACAGCCTTATTTTAACCGGCGCCGAATTTGAAGCCCTTAGCGCTGAAGAGGCCGAAGAAAAAGTAAGCAGCCTAGTTATTATGGCCCGGGCAAGGCCGCAGGATAAATTGCGGCTGGTTAAGCTGCTGCAAAAAAAAGGTGAGGTAGTAGCCGTTACCGGCGATGGCAGTAACGACGGCCCGGCTTTAAACCACGCCGATGTTGGGCTGGCGATGGGTCAAACCGGTACGGCTATTGCCAAAGAGGCCAGCGATATTATTTTACTAAACGATTCGTTTAAAAGTATTATTAACGGGGTTATGTGGGGGCGCGGCCTTTATTTAAATATTCAGCGTTTTATTATGTTTCAATTAACCAGTAATATTGCCGCCATTACCATTGCGTTGGCGGGGCCGTTTATCGGGGTAGATTTACCTTTTACCGTTATGCAATTTTTATGGATAAATTTAATTATGGACACTTTAGGGGCTTTAGCCCTTGCCAGCGAAGAGGCTACCCCGCAATTACTTAAAGAGCCGCCGCGTAATAGTAAAGCCTTTATTATTACTAAGGCAATGGCTATTAAAATGTTTAGTACGGCCGGTCTTTTTGTGGCTATTATGCTGGGTTATTTAATAGCTAACGGCCGGCTTTCGGCTTATCAATCCACCATCTTTTTTCATTTTTTTGTTATGTTACAATTATGGAACTTATTTAATATGCGGCTGTTTAAACAAAAATTTAGGCTAAAGCAATTTTTTGCTAATAATTTATTTTGGCTGGTAGTAGCGGCTATTTTAGCGGGGCAAATTTTAATAGGGCAATTTGGCGGTAATTTTTTTAGGACAGTGCCTATTAATGTAAGCACTTGGTTAAGTATTATTGCTCTTAGCGCCGGTGTTTTTATAATTATGCGTTTAGCTACCGTAATAGCGGCAATAAAAAAATAA